Proteins from one Streptomyces caniferus genomic window:
- a CDS encoding DUF6131 family protein, with translation MVVLGVILLVIGFVTGISILWTIGIILAVIGAILWLLGAMGHAVAGRKHYW, from the coding sequence GTGGTCGTTCTGGGAGTCATTCTGCTCGTCATCGGATTCGTGACCGGAATTTCCATTCTGTGGACCATCGGAATCATTCTCGCCGTGATCGGCGCGATTCTGTGGCTGCTCGGTGCGATGGGGCACGCGGTCGCCGGACGAAAGCACTACTGGTAG
- a CDS encoding SpoIIE family protein phosphatase produces MDLLAVAAVLVDAEGRIVLWSPQAADLYGYSAEEALGQYAAPLLIHQEHWDLVIEKFAEVMETGRSWGGTFPVRHKDGSSRLVELRNMRLLDDRGDFYALGLATDSPTLREVERDVALSTRLISQSPIGVAILDTELRYAAVNPALERMHGIPAKDHLGRHYREIMSAAKFEVPETAMRQVLETGVPMVDQATVVGRSPSDPDRQRAWSISLYRLEDPQGRVLGVADLVVDVTDRYQAAMEASEARRRLALIADGSARIGTTLEVEQTARELAEVAVPELADVVTVDVLDSILGAHRPARDEGPAVFRALAVKGAYPTEALQAADPPGQTTAYEADRLATQCVRTGRPILVSHADDDDLARIARNDHAATLLARAGVHSYLLAPLTARGQILGCLGLTRARNPLPFDEDDLALAVELASRAAVCIDNARWHQSVRNAAETLQRSLLPDHPPHLPGLQLASRYRPAQATYEIGGDWYDVLPLDGDKTALVVGDVMGSGIDAAATMGRLRTATSAFADLDLEPAQVLQHLDKITSGLEHYIATCVYAVCDPHRAECHIATAGHLPPVLVRSGKRPELLDLPTGTPLGVGGVPFETTTFRLEPGDQLVLYTDGLVETRHHPIDERLDTLLRLLDAPDRSLEETCDRLLRDLRRPDDPDDVALLIARTEPFRSDSGPVG; encoded by the coding sequence ATGGACCTCCTTGCCGTCGCCGCGGTGCTGGTGGATGCCGAGGGGCGGATCGTCCTGTGGAGCCCGCAGGCCGCGGATCTGTACGGCTACTCCGCCGAAGAGGCGCTCGGCCAGTACGCGGCGCCGCTGCTCATCCACCAGGAACACTGGGATCTGGTGATCGAAAAGTTCGCCGAGGTCATGGAGACCGGCCGGAGCTGGGGCGGCACCTTCCCGGTCCGGCACAAGGACGGCAGCTCACGGCTGGTGGAGCTGCGCAACATGCGGCTGCTGGACGACCGCGGCGATTTCTACGCCCTCGGGCTCGCCACCGACTCGCCGACGCTTCGCGAGGTGGAGCGGGATGTGGCCCTGTCCACCCGGCTGATCTCCCAGTCCCCCATCGGGGTGGCGATACTCGACACCGAGCTGCGCTATGCGGCCGTCAACCCCGCGCTGGAACGGATGCACGGCATCCCCGCGAAGGACCACCTCGGCCGGCACTACCGCGAGATCATGAGCGCCGCGAAGTTCGAGGTGCCGGAGACCGCGATGCGGCAGGTCCTGGAGACGGGGGTCCCCATGGTCGACCAGGCCACCGTCGTCGGCCGCAGCCCCTCCGACCCCGATCGCCAGCGTGCCTGGTCGATCTCCTTGTACCGGCTGGAGGACCCCCAGGGGCGGGTTCTCGGGGTGGCCGACCTGGTGGTGGACGTCACCGACCGGTACCAGGCGGCCATGGAGGCCAGCGAGGCCCGGCGGCGCCTGGCCCTGATCGCGGACGGTTCGGCCCGTATCGGCACCACGCTGGAGGTGGAACAGACCGCGCGGGAGCTGGCCGAGGTCGCCGTGCCCGAACTCGCCGACGTGGTCACGGTCGATGTGCTCGACTCCATCCTGGGCGCGCACCGTCCGGCCCGTGACGAGGGCCCCGCGGTCTTCCGCGCCCTCGCCGTGAAGGGCGCCTACCCCACCGAGGCCCTCCAGGCCGCCGACCCTCCCGGCCAGACCACCGCCTACGAGGCCGACCGGCTGGCCACCCAGTGCGTCCGCACCGGCCGCCCGATCCTGGTCTCCCACGCGGACGACGACGACCTGGCGCGCATCGCCCGCAACGACCACGCGGCCACCTTGCTGGCCCGCGCCGGGGTGCACTCCTACCTGCTGGCGCCGCTCACCGCCCGCGGTCAGATCCTCGGCTGCCTGGGGCTCACCCGCGCCCGCAATCCGCTGCCCTTCGACGAGGACGACCTCGCCCTCGCCGTCGAACTGGCCTCCCGCGCCGCCGTCTGCATCGACAACGCGCGGTGGCACCAGAGCGTGCGCAACGCCGCCGAGACCCTGCAGCGCAGCCTGCTCCCCGACCATCCGCCCCACCTGCCGGGGCTGCAGCTCGCCTCCCGGTACCGGCCCGCGCAGGCCACGTACGAGATCGGCGGCGACTGGTACGACGTCCTCCCGCTCGACGGCGACAAGACCGCACTCGTCGTGGGCGACGTCATGGGCAGCGGCATCGACGCCGCCGCCACCATGGGCCGCCTGCGCACGGCCACCAGCGCCTTCGCCGACCTCGATCTCGAACCCGCCCAGGTCCTCCAGCACCTCGACAAGATCACCTCGGGGCTGGAGCACTACATCGCCACCTGCGTCTACGCCGTCTGCGATCCGCATCGCGCCGAGTGCCATATCGCCACCGCCGGGCACCTGCCACCCGTCCTGGTGCGCAGCGGCAAACGTCCCGAACTCCTCGACCTGCCCACCGGCACGCCGCTCGGAGTCGGCGGTGTCCCCTTCGAGACCACCACCTTCCGCCTCGAACCCGGCGACCAACTGGTCCTGTACACCGACGGGTTGGTCGAAACCCGCCACCACCCCATCGACGAACGCCTCGACACCCTGCTGCGGCTGCTCGATGCGCCTGACCGTTCCTTGGAGGAGACCTGCGACCGGCTCCTTCGCGACCTCCGGCGCCCCGACGACCCGGATGACGTCGCCCTGCTCATCGCCCGTACAGAGCCCTTCCGCTCCGACTCGGGGCCCGTGGGATGA
- a CDS encoding cyclase family protein, whose product MTGDRSGAPAPPPGGTGNGPAVSRQEFDALFDRVRTWGRWTPADRGAWNRVTPEHVRRATALVRSGTAVPLGRAWNTTPGPDNSRPALHYMSDLGDLEPPEPATHKDFIAVDYHGKAVSHLDALSHAAYRGQLYDGRAARECIDAGGARFGAVSALGPLVTKGVLLDLPAVLGCDWLEPGRAVHAEDLVSAERALGVTIGEGDAVLLRSGSVRRRREVGVWDPGTASAGCHVDAVPLLAERGIALLGGDGDSDVRPSPVDGVHSPVHALALVAMGVPLLDNLDLEALSVAAAETGRYAFLLVVAPLDIPGGTGSPVDPVAVL is encoded by the coding sequence ATGACCGGCGACCGCAGCGGGGCGCCGGCTCCCCCGCCGGGCGGCACGGGCAATGGCCCCGCCGTCTCCCGCCAGGAGTTCGACGCGCTCTTCGACAGGGTGCGTACGTGGGGCCGTTGGACCCCCGCCGACCGCGGCGCCTGGAACCGGGTGACGCCGGAGCACGTACGGCGCGCCACCGCCCTGGTCCGGTCCGGAACCGCCGTCCCCCTCGGGCGTGCCTGGAACACGACTCCCGGGCCGGACAACAGCAGGCCCGCCTTGCACTACATGTCCGACCTCGGCGACCTGGAGCCCCCGGAGCCCGCCACGCACAAGGACTTCATCGCCGTGGACTACCACGGCAAGGCGGTCAGTCATCTGGACGCGCTGTCCCACGCCGCCTACCGCGGGCAGCTCTACGACGGCCGCGCCGCGCGCGAGTGCATCGACGCCGGAGGGGCCCGCTTCGGCGCCGTATCGGCGCTGGGTCCCCTGGTGACCAAGGGCGTGCTGCTCGACCTGCCCGCCGTGCTGGGGTGCGACTGGCTGGAGCCCGGACGGGCCGTGCACGCCGAGGACCTCGTGTCCGCGGAGCGGGCCCTCGGGGTGACGATCGGCGAGGGCGACGCGGTGCTGCTGCGGTCCGGCAGCGTGCGCCGGCGCCGGGAGGTGGGCGTCTGGGATCCCGGGACGGCGAGCGCGGGGTGCCATGTGGACGCCGTGCCCCTGCTGGCCGAGCGGGGTATCGCCCTGCTGGGCGGCGACGGCGACAGCGACGTACGGCCCTCGCCGGTCGACGGGGTGCACTCTCCGGTCCATGCGCTCGCCCTCGTGGCGATGGGGGTGCCGCTCCTGGACAACCTCGATCTCGAAGCGCTGTCCGTCGCCGCCGCGGAGACGGGCCGCTACGCGTTCCTCCTCGTGGTGGCACCGCTGGACATCCCGGGCGGCACGGGCTCGCCCGTCGATCCGGTCGCGGTCCTGTGA
- a CDS encoding SpoIIE family protein phosphatase produces MGLVGADIGPARAREQFLRGGTVEEPVRSPILDSWQRSRSLGLSPEGCELPYRPDLDLDGRLVRAATPVMDRLQARFAGRNMNVSLADGRGAVLQRRFGDTSLVRHLAAIQSVPGFVFAEEFGGTNGIGLALAERQLINVYGAEHFAERSQSNACTAIPVRDPLSGRIEGVLCLGFPPDDADAALNHVISSAAGAIERRLLEQSSTRERALLQAYLDARSRAPTGDTTGNGQLGGLAGSGLDWRDEMILKERATDLIASAQRAAVEVPLPGGRRITLLSRPVTSPSGVQGVVIEAVLPGPHQHLAVLTTTGAAPGPPDEKVLPPAVPLPGHLPGAGPGRAAASVRPPDASGAAGSPPDGATSGLVLIGEPGVGTYAVAARRRLELLSEASTRIGTTLDVSRTARELAEMAVPRLADYVTIDLPEAVLRGEEPTDPGSGLHRTVVHGIRDDCPFYPAGERVDLRPSTPQLRCLADGQPVLEPDLRAASGWIAQDPAHARRLLDHHIHSLIAVPLLARGIALGTASFYRSQDPAPFGDDDRSLAQELGTRAAICIDNARRFTREHTMVLALQHSLLPQSFPEQNAVEVAHRYMPAESRVGGDWFDVIPLSGTRVALVVGDVVGHGVHAAATMGRLRTAARNFAELDFGPDELLTHLDNLVGRLDRDEGTEDAAAGSPGIIGATCLYVIYDPTTRQCVMARAGHPPPALVRPDGSVAFPELPAGPPLGLGGLPFETAAFTLPEGSQLVLYTDGLIGGRHRDFDTALDQLRSAVAHPSRPPEETCEAVVRAVVPEHPADDIALLVARTHVLAPDRIATWDLPADPALVSGVRAAVTRQLAEWGLHEVVFTTELLLSELVTNAIRYGTAPIQVRLLHDRTLICEVSDASSTAPHLRHAATTDEGGRGLFLVAQLAQAWGTRYTSGGKVIWAECALEASAHKPDAAAAYFDDIPAL; encoded by the coding sequence ATGGGGCTCGTGGGAGCGGACATCGGCCCCGCGCGCGCCCGTGAGCAGTTTCTTCGCGGTGGGACGGTCGAGGAACCCGTACGCAGCCCGATTCTCGATTCCTGGCAGCGTTCGCGGTCCCTGGGGCTTTCGCCGGAAGGCTGCGAGCTTCCGTACCGGCCGGATCTCGATCTGGACGGCCGGCTGGTGCGCGCCGCCACGCCCGTAATGGACCGGCTGCAGGCCAGGTTCGCGGGACGGAACATGAACGTGTCCCTCGCCGACGGACGCGGGGCGGTGCTGCAGCGGCGGTTCGGCGACACCTCTCTGGTCAGACATCTGGCCGCGATCCAGAGCGTCCCGGGTTTCGTGTTCGCCGAGGAGTTCGGGGGGACCAATGGCATCGGGCTGGCCCTCGCGGAACGGCAGCTGATCAATGTGTACGGCGCCGAGCATTTCGCCGAACGCTCCCAGTCCAACGCGTGTACGGCCATTCCCGTCCGGGATCCGCTCAGTGGACGTATCGAAGGCGTCCTGTGCCTCGGCTTTCCGCCCGACGATGCGGATGCGGCGCTCAACCACGTGATCAGCAGTGCGGCCGGTGCCATCGAGCGACGGCTGCTGGAACAGAGTTCGACGCGGGAGCGCGCCCTGCTGCAGGCGTACCTCGACGCCAGGAGCCGCGCCCCGACCGGCGATACGACGGGGAACGGGCAGCTGGGCGGGCTGGCCGGGAGCGGACTGGACTGGCGCGACGAGATGATCCTCAAGGAGCGGGCCACCGATCTGATCGCCTCGGCGCAGCGGGCCGCCGTCGAGGTCCCGCTGCCCGGCGGCCGGCGGATCACCTTGCTGAGCCGCCCGGTGACCAGCCCCTCCGGGGTGCAGGGCGTCGTGATCGAGGCCGTTCTCCCCGGACCGCATCAGCATCTCGCCGTCCTCACCACGACCGGCGCCGCACCCGGCCCGCCGGACGAGAAGGTGCTCCCGCCCGCCGTCCCGCTGCCCGGACATCTTCCCGGTGCCGGACCGGGCCGGGCGGCCGCTTCGGTCCGTCCGCCCGATGCGTCCGGCGCCGCCGGGTCACCCCCCGACGGGGCGACCAGCGGGCTGGTACTGATCGGTGAGCCGGGGGTCGGGACGTACGCGGTGGCGGCCCGGCGCCGGCTGGAGCTGCTGTCCGAGGCCAGTACCCGCATCGGCACCACGCTGGATGTGAGCCGTACGGCCCGGGAGCTGGCCGAGATGGCCGTCCCGCGCCTCGCCGACTACGTCACCATCGACCTTCCCGAGGCGGTGCTGCGCGGCGAGGAGCCGACCGACCCGGGAAGCGGACTCCACCGCACGGTGGTCCACGGGATCCGCGACGACTGCCCCTTCTACCCCGCCGGTGAGCGGGTCGACCTGCGCCCCAGCACGCCCCAGCTCCGCTGTCTGGCCGACGGGCAGCCCGTGCTCGAACCGGACCTGAGGGCGGCGAGCGGCTGGATCGCCCAGGATCCCGCGCACGCCCGGCGCCTCCTCGACCACCACATCCACTCCCTGATCGCCGTTCCCCTCCTGGCCCGCGGTATCGCCCTGGGCACGGCGAGCTTCTACCGTTCGCAGGATCCCGCCCCCTTCGGGGACGACGACCGGTCGCTGGCGCAGGAGCTCGGTACCCGGGCCGCGATCTGCATCGACAACGCCCGCCGTTTCACCCGCGAACACACCATGGTCCTCGCCCTGCAGCACAGCCTGCTGCCGCAGAGCTTCCCCGAGCAGAACGCCGTCGAGGTCGCCCACCGCTATATGCCCGCCGAATCCCGGGTCGGCGGCGACTGGTTCGACGTCATTCCCCTCTCCGGCACCCGTGTCGCCCTCGTCGTCGGGGATGTCGTCGGCCATGGGGTGCACGCCGCCGCCACGATGGGCCGGCTGCGCACCGCCGCGCGCAACTTCGCCGAACTCGACTTCGGCCCGGACGAGCTCCTCACCCACCTCGACAATCTCGTGGGCCGCCTCGACCGGGACGAGGGCACCGAGGACGCCGCCGCCGGCAGCCCCGGCATCATCGGCGCCACCTGCCTGTACGTCATCTACGACCCGACCACGCGGCAGTGTGTGATGGCGCGGGCCGGCCACCCCCCGCCCGCGCTGGTCCGCCCCGACGGCAGCGTCGCCTTCCCCGAACTCCCCGCCGGGCCGCCGCTGGGCCTGGGCGGCCTGCCCTTCGAGACGGCCGCCTTCACCCTTCCCGAGGGCAGCCAGCTCGTCCTGTACACGGACGGGCTCATCGGGGGCCGTCACCGCGATTTCGATACGGCCCTCGACCAGTTGCGCAGCGCCGTGGCGCACCCGTCCCGTCCGCCCGAGGAGACCTGTGAGGCAGTGGTCCGGGCCGTGGTGCCCGAGCATCCCGCCGACGACATCGCGCTGCTCGTCGCCCGCACCCACGTCCTGGCCCCCGACCGGATCGCCACCTGGGACCTGCCCGCCGATCCGGCGCTCGTCTCCGGCGTCCGCGCCGCCGTGACCCGCCAACTGGCCGAATGGGGGCTGCACGAGGTCGTCTTCACCACCGAACTCCTGCTCAGCGAGCTGGTCACCAATGCCATCCGCTACGGCACCGCCCCCATCCAGGTGCGCCTGCTCCACGACCGCACGCTGATCTGCGAGGTCTCCGACGCCAGCAGCACCGCCCCGCATCTGCGTCATGCGGCCACCACCGACGAGGGCGGCCGCGGTCTCTTCCTCGTCGCGCAGCTCGCCCAGGCCTGGGGCACCCGCTACACCTCCGGCGGCAAGGTCATCTGGGCCGAATGCGCCCTGGAGGCGTCGGCACACAAGCCGGACGCCGCCGCGGCGTATTTCGACGACATCCCCGCCCTCTGA
- a CDS encoding sugar ABC transporter ATP-binding protein, translating into MHDAPDSTPPPRRAPQPLVRVHGLSKRFGGTLALDAVDLDIRSGRVLALLGPNGAGKSTLIKVLAGVHHADEGEVSVAGHPLGTEAASRAMSFIHQDLGLVDWMTVAENIALGAGYPRRAGLLSWRRVRRQCAAALDLVAAHLDPGTPLADLPRAERSLVALARALATEAAVLVLDEPTASLPAADCARLFDVLHTLRDRGRAIVHVTHRIDEVYEVADDFAVLRDGRLISQGRVAGYGPARLVRDIVGHEPGGYRFAPATGPAVLTLDGVRTGDTAPVSLDLRAGEILGMVGLTGAGHGELGRALAGARPLTGGRALLDGRPYAPRTVRAAVGCGVGLVTGNRQEEGCAAELTVRENFLANPRASGVPSWRPLVPRRERAEAADLIERFSVSPRDTEAPMATLSGGNQQKVMVGRWLRTNRRLLILEEPTAGVDVGAKTALYRLLREALAEGLAVLLLSTDFEEVAQVCHRALVFVRGAVTAELSGEALTVAELTRAASAMPALTGTVEP; encoded by the coding sequence GTGCATGACGCTCCTGACAGCACCCCTCCCCCGCGCCGTGCCCCGCAGCCTCTCGTCCGCGTACACGGCCTCAGCAAGCGGTTCGGCGGCACCCTCGCGCTGGACGCCGTCGACCTCGACATCCGCTCCGGCCGCGTCCTCGCCCTGCTGGGCCCCAACGGTGCCGGAAAGTCCACCCTCATCAAGGTGCTCGCGGGCGTCCACCACGCGGACGAGGGCGAGGTGAGCGTGGCCGGGCACCCGCTCGGCACCGAGGCGGCCTCCCGCGCCATGTCCTTCATCCACCAGGACCTGGGCCTGGTCGACTGGATGACGGTCGCCGAGAACATCGCCCTGGGCGCCGGCTACCCCCGCCGCGCCGGACTGCTGTCCTGGCGGAGGGTCCGCAGGCAGTGCGCCGCGGCGCTGGACCTCGTCGCCGCGCATCTCGACCCGGGCACCCCGCTGGCCGACCTCCCGCGAGCCGAACGCTCCCTGGTGGCGCTCGCCCGCGCGCTGGCCACCGAAGCCGCCGTCCTCGTGCTCGACGAGCCGACGGCCAGCCTCCCGGCAGCGGACTGCGCCCGGCTGTTCGACGTCCTGCACACCCTGCGCGACCGGGGGCGCGCCATCGTCCACGTCACCCACCGGATCGACGAGGTGTACGAGGTCGCCGACGACTTCGCCGTTCTGCGGGACGGACGCCTCATCAGTCAGGGCCGGGTCGCCGGCTACGGCCCGGCCCGGCTGGTGCGCGACATCGTGGGCCACGAGCCGGGCGGCTACCGGTTCGCCCCCGCCACGGGTCCGGCGGTGCTGACCCTCGACGGCGTCCGGACCGGGGACACGGCTCCGGTCAGCCTGGATCTGCGTGCCGGGGAGATCCTCGGCATGGTGGGCCTCACCGGCGCGGGGCACGGGGAACTGGGCCGCGCCCTGGCCGGCGCCCGGCCCCTCACCGGCGGACGGGCGCTGCTCGACGGCCGGCCCTATGCCCCGCGTACGGTCAGGGCCGCCGTCGGTTGCGGCGTCGGCCTGGTGACCGGCAACCGTCAGGAAGAGGGCTGTGCCGCCGAACTGACGGTACGGGAGAACTTCCTCGCCAACCCCCGGGCAAGCGGGGTGCCGTCCTGGCGCCCGCTCGTCCCCCGGCGCGAGCGGGCCGAGGCCGCGGATCTGATCGAGCGGTTCTCGGTGTCGCCCCGGGACACCGAGGCGCCGATGGCCACCCTGTCCGGAGGGAACCAGCAGAAAGTCATGGTCGGCCGGTGGCTCAGGACGAACCGGCGCCTGCTGATCCTCGAAGAGCCGACCGCCGGGGTGGACGTCGGCGCCAAGACGGCGCTCTACCGCCTGCTCCGGGAGGCGCTGGCCGAAGGCCTCGCCGTCCTGCTCCTCTCCACCGACTTCGAGGAGGTCGCCCAGGTGTGCCACCGGGCCCTGGTGTTCGTCCGCGGGGCGGTGACCGCCGAGCTGAGCGGCGAGGCCCTCACGGTCGCCGAACTCACCCGCGCCGCCTCGGCGATGCCCGCGCTCACCGGGACGGTGGAGCCATGA
- a CDS encoding ABC transporter permease has translation MTPAPRPLLGRRFGHLLGAYGLLALAALLFLAFSLALPDTFPTLDNISEVLSNHSIPALLALGAMIPIVTAKFDLSLGYGLGLAHVMTMRLIADEAWPWPLACLVVVLGGAVVGTFNGVVVEFARINSFIATLGTGSILYALTGWITNGARIVPGPQGLPAAFTDLYDSRFLGLPVSAFYVLALTAVLWLLLERLPLGRYLYVIGSNPRAAELVGIPTRRYVVYAFAGSGLVVGIAGVLLAAQQRIGNPSVGLDYLLPAFVGALLGSTAIKPGRPNALGTLVAVVVLAIGLAGIGQLGAPFWVTPLFNGATLLLAVGMAGYAARRQLRHRRTNPPRARHDVVRTGS, from the coding sequence ATGACCCCCGCACCCCGCCCCCTGCTGGGCCGCCGGTTCGGGCACCTCCTCGGCGCCTACGGGCTCCTGGCGCTCGCCGCCCTGCTCTTCCTGGCCTTCTCGCTCGCTCTGCCGGACACCTTTCCCACCCTGGACAACATCTCCGAGGTCCTGTCCAACCACTCGATCCCCGCCCTGCTCGCCCTCGGCGCCATGATCCCCATCGTCACCGCCAAGTTCGACCTGTCCCTCGGCTACGGGCTCGGCCTCGCGCACGTCATGACGATGCGGCTGATCGCCGACGAGGCGTGGCCCTGGCCCCTTGCCTGCCTCGTGGTGGTCCTGGGCGGGGCGGTCGTCGGCACCTTCAACGGGGTCGTCGTCGAGTTCGCACGGATCAACTCCTTCATCGCCACCCTCGGCACCGGCAGCATCCTGTACGCCCTCACCGGCTGGATCACCAACGGGGCCCGGATCGTCCCCGGCCCGCAGGGTCTGCCGGCGGCCTTCACCGACCTCTACGACTCCCGGTTCCTCGGCCTGCCGGTGTCCGCGTTCTACGTCCTCGCGCTGACCGCCGTACTGTGGCTGCTCCTGGAGCGGCTGCCGCTCGGCCGGTACCTGTACGTCATCGGCTCCAACCCCCGCGCCGCCGAGCTGGTGGGCATCCCCACCCGGCGCTACGTCGTCTACGCCTTCGCCGGTTCCGGGCTGGTCGTCGGTATCGCCGGGGTCCTGCTCGCCGCGCAGCAGCGGATCGGCAATCCCAGCGTCGGCCTGGACTATCTGCTGCCCGCTTTCGTCGGTGCGCTGCTCGGGTCCACCGCGATCAAGCCCGGCCGCCCCAACGCCCTGGGCACGCTGGTCGCCGTCGTCGTCCTCGCCATCGGGCTCGCCGGGATCGGCCAGCTCGGCGCCCCGTTCTGGGTCACCCCGCTGTTCAACGGCGCCACTTTGCTCCTCGCCGTCGGCATGGCCGGCTACGCCGCGCGCCGCCAGCTGCGCCACCGGCGGACGAACCCTCCCCGGGCCCGGCACGACGTGGTCCGTACCGGCTCATGA
- a CDS encoding substrate-binding domain-containing protein, whose protein sequence is MVVAATVLVGCERGTSTGGGPSAPGPAKSGCPTVLARARTDVARAEKPHTAWDGPTTGPRAVSGKRIVYVAQTMTNPGVAGAAQGVQEAAKSIGWSVRVIDGQGTPAGIQTAFSQAIALRPSGIVVGGFDPRLTSQQVGRARADHIPLVGWHAVDDPGPSKDPELFSNITTRVTDVARISADWVITHSHGHAGVVVFTDASIPFARNKSELIKKQLATCSGVKLLAEENIPISDTSSRTPQEVSSLLSRFRDGWTHSVAINDVYFADAAPALRAARKKGGGAPYNIGAGDGDPSAFQRINSRQFQAATVPEPFAQQGWQILDEFNRAFSGRPASGYVAPVHIATAANSRGATTWDPSGYRAAYLRIWGKEDEAGRHG, encoded by the coding sequence ATGGTGGTGGCGGCCACGGTCCTCGTGGGCTGTGAGCGCGGCACCTCGACCGGGGGCGGGCCCTCCGCACCGGGCCCGGCGAAGTCCGGCTGTCCCACCGTCCTGGCCCGGGCCCGGACCGACGTCGCACGGGCCGAGAAGCCCCACACCGCCTGGGACGGCCCCACGACCGGGCCCAGGGCGGTCTCCGGCAAGCGCATCGTCTATGTCGCGCAGACCATGACCAATCCCGGCGTGGCGGGCGCCGCCCAGGGGGTGCAGGAAGCCGCGAAGTCCATCGGCTGGAGTGTCCGGGTGATCGACGGTCAGGGCACCCCCGCCGGGATCCAGACCGCGTTCAGCCAGGCCATCGCCCTCCGGCCCTCGGGCATCGTCGTGGGCGGCTTCGACCCCCGCCTGACGTCGCAGCAGGTCGGCAGGGCCCGTGCGGACCACATCCCGCTCGTCGGCTGGCATGCGGTCGACGACCCCGGCCCGAGCAAGGACCCCGAACTCTTCAGCAACATCACCACCAGGGTCACGGACGTCGCGAGGATCAGCGCGGACTGGGTCATCACGCACTCCCACGGTCATGCGGGAGTCGTCGTGTTCACCGATGCCTCGATCCCGTTCGCCAGGAACAAGTCCGAACTGATCAAGAAGCAGCTGGCCACCTGTTCCGGTGTGAAGCTGCTGGCGGAGGAGAACATCCCGATCTCGGACACCAGCAGCCGCACGCCCCAGGAGGTCTCCTCGCTCCTCTCCCGTTTCCGGGACGGCTGGACCCACTCCGTGGCCATCAACGACGTGTACTTCGCCGATGCCGCCCCGGCCCTGCGCGCGGCGCGCAAGAAGGGCGGCGGCGCCCCGTACAACATCGGTGCGGGCGACGGCGATCCGTCCGCCTTCCAGCGCATCAACAGCAGACAGTTCCAGGCGGCCACCGTTCCCGAGCCGTTCGCCCAGCAGGGCTGGCAGATCCTCGACGAATTCAACCGCGCCTTCTCCGGCAGGCCCGCCAGCGGATACGTCGCCCCCGTGCACATCGCCACGGCCGCCAACAGCCGCGGGGCGACGACATGGGACCCGTCCGGCTATCGCGCGGCGTACCTGAGGATCTGGGGGAAGGAGGACGAGGCGGGGCGGCACGGCTGA
- a CDS encoding L-threonylcarbamoyladenylate synthase, with amino-acid sequence MAKYFDVHPDNPQRRTISTVAESIRSGALIAYPTDSCFALGCQLGSRDGIDRIRSIRNLDDRHHFTLVCQNFAQLGQFVHVDNDVFRAVKSATPGSYTFILPATKEVPRQLLHPKKKTVGVRIPDHGVTQALLAELGEPLLSSTLLLPDEDEPLTQGWEIKERLDHVVDAVIDSGDCGTEPTTVIDFSGDSVEIVRRGAGDPARFE; translated from the coding sequence ATGGCGAAATACTTTGATGTGCACCCCGACAATCCGCAGCGGCGCACCATCAGCACCGTGGCCGAGAGCATCCGCTCCGGTGCGCTCATCGCGTACCCGACGGACTCCTGTTTCGCACTGGGATGCCAGCTCGGCAGCCGTGACGGCATCGACCGCATCCGGTCGATCCGCAACCTCGACGACCGCCACCACTTCACCCTGGTGTGCCAGAACTTCGCGCAGCTGGGCCAGTTCGTGCACGTCGACAATGATGTGTTCCGCGCGGTGAAGTCGGCGACGCCCGGCAGCTACACCTTCATCCTGCCCGCGACGAAGGAGGTGCCGCGCCAGCTGCTGCACCCCAAGAAGAAGACCGTCGGGGTCCGGATCCCGGACCATGGCGTCACCCAGGCCCTGCTCGCGGAGCTCGGTGAGCCGCTGCTCTCCAGCACCCTGCTGCTGCCCGACGAGGACGAGCCGCTGACGCAGGGGTGGGAGATCAAGGAACGCCTCGACCACGTGGTGGACGCAGTGATCGACTCGGGCGACTGCGGCACCGAGCCGACCACGGTCATCGACTTCTCCGGCGACAGCGTCGAGATCGTGCGCCGCGGAGCGGGCGACCCCGCGCGGTTCGAGTAG